In Mycobacterium sp. Aquia_213, the sequence GGCGCCCAGCACGGCGATCGCCTCGGCCACGAATCCGACGGGCAGCCCGTCGTAGTGCGCCCGTTGCCGGTTGCCGCTGGCGTCGCGCTGGTAGAACGAACCGGGCGCGACGCCGGTGGCCACCAGGCTCAGCACCATCCGCGTGACCAAGTCCGAGACGTTGAGCTGGCCCAGGTAGCTGGTGTCGGCCAGGATCATGCCGCTGCGGAACACCAGCACCGGCAGCCCGAACTGTTCATGGGCCTCGCGCAGCAGTACCTCACCGGCCCACTTGCTGTTGGCGTAGCCGTTGACAGAACTGCCGTCGTTCATCCGTGTCGGGTTGATGACCCGGATATCGGCGTCCTCGGTGAAGGCCGACCGCTCAATCGGGTCGCCGACGTTGGCCGTCGACACATAGGTGTAGGGCTTGAATTTGGTGGTCAGCGCCAGTCGGATCAGCTCGGCGGTGCCACCGACATTGGGTCCGAACAGCTCGCTGTAGGGCAGCACACCGTTGACCAAAGCGGCCGAATCGACAATCAGGTCAACGGTTTCGGCCAGATCCTGCCACGTCTGCTCGTCGAGGCCCAGGTTGGCGTGGGCCTTGTCCCCGGCGATGACCCGCAGATGACCGGCGGCCAGTTCCTGAAAGTGCGCCAGCAGCCGCGGATCCCCGCTGTCGAAGATCTTCTCGAGGCGTCGCAGCGCATCCGCATCGGACTTGCCCCGCACCAGACAGATCAGCGTGCCGTCGACCAGTTCCAGCTGCTCGAGCCATTGCAGCACCAGATAACGCCCGAGGAAGCCCGTCGCGCCGGTCAACAGCACCGTGTGCACCTGCGTGCTCGGGCCCCGCAGCGCTCCGGCCGCTGAAAGCGCTGCAGCGTCAAGGAATTTGTCCAGGGTCAAATCCGCGGCGTGGATCTGGTCCGCATGGGCACCGTGCACGGCCACAAAGCGCGGATCGACAGTGTGGCGGTCCAGCTGTTGACTCAAGGCGCTGACCGATGGCGCGTCGAACAGGATGCGGACGGTGAGGTCAGAGTCGAGGGCCTTGTTGATCGCGGCGATCAAACGCATGGCCGAGATGCTGTCTCCGCCAAGGTCGAAGAACGAGTCGTCGACCCCGACCCGCTCGACGCCAAGGGTCTGGGCGTAGATGCCGGCCAGGGTTTCCTCGACCGCGTTGCTCGGGGCGCGGTAGTCGGTGTGGTGGTATTGCGGCTCGGGCAAGGCGCTGGTGTCGAGTTTTCCGTTGACCGTCAACGGCAGCGCGTCGAGGACTACGATGGCGGCCGGGACCATGTAGGCCGGCAATCGCTTGGCCAACCGAGCACGCACACCAGCGACATCGACTGCCCCGGTGACGTATCCGACCAATCGTTTGGCGCCGGGACGGTCTTCACGAGCGATCACGACCGCGGCCTCGATGCCATCCAAATCGCTTAGCGCTGACTGGATTTCGCCTAGCTCGATGCGGTACCCACGGATCTTGACCTGCTCGTCGGCGCGCCCCAAATACTGCAACTGCCCGTCAGCGCCCCAGCGCACCAGGTCCCCGGTGCGATACATACGTTGTCCTAGTGCGCCGCCGAACGGACAGGCCACAAATCGTGACGCCGTCAACCCGCCCCGACCAAGATATCCAGCACCCAAACCATATCCGGCCACATACAATTCACCGACCACGCCCGGGGCTACCCGGCGCAACCATCCGTCCAGCACGAACAACGCCGCCCCGGGCACCGGCGCACCAATCGGCGGTGTCCCCGACCCAGCAGTCAGCGGCGCACTGACGGTCACGCACAGTGTCGTCTCGGTCGGCCCGTAGGCGTTGGTCATTACCCGCCCCGGCGCCCACCGATCCACCAACTCCGCCGAGCAGGCCTCAGCGGCAACCACCAGGGCTGCCGACTCCAAACCTTCGGGCGACAGCGCCGACACCGCCGATGGCGTCTGATGCAACACGGTGACTTGCTCGTCAATCAGCAAGGCCTGGAAGTCTTCTGGGAAGGCGGCCACCGACTCGGGGATGATCAGGAGCCGCGAGCCGTGCAACAGCGCACCCCAAATCTCTTCCACCGAGGCGTCGAACGCATAGGAGTACCACTGCGACCACACCTGCCCCGGACCCGATGGCAGGCCGACATGCAACGGGCCTAACAACTGAGTCACATTGTGATGACTGGTGAGCACGCCCTTCGGGACACCCGTGGTTCCCGAGGTGTACACGATGTGGGCGATGTCGTCGGGAGTCGGTGCCGGTAACGCGGTGCACGGCTGGGCCTTCAGCGTGGGATCGTCGACGTCGACGACCGGAATACCGGACGCATGAAACCGATCGGCCAGCTCCGCGGTGGTCACCGCCGCGATCGGCGCCGCGTCGGCCAGCACGAATTCGATGCGCGCATCCGGCACCGCCGGGTCCATCGGCAGGTAGGCCGCCCCCGACTTCAGGACGGCTAAGATCGCCACGATCGCCTCGGCCGAGCGCGAAAACAGCACCGCCACACACTCACCCGGACCCGCACCCCGCCCAACCAGCAAGTGCGCCAACCGATTAGATGCCTCGTCAAGCTCCCGATAGGTCATCGTGTGACCGGCACAGCTGATCGCCACCGCGTCGGGCGTGCGAAGCACCTGTGCGGCAAACAATTCCGGAATCGACGCCCCGGTCACCGGCCGGCTCAACACCGCCCGGTTACCCAGCACATCCAGCCGGTCTCGCTCGGCCGTATCGAGCAGATCTACGGACGATAACCGTCGCGACGGATCGCCCACCATCGCCGCTAACAACCGCTGCAACCTATCGATCAGTGCGGCAACACTTTCGGCGTCGAAAAGATCGACGTCGTATTCGACGCGCAATGCCATTTCGACGCCCGGCGCGGCTTGCAAGGTCAGTGGGTAGTGAGTGGATTCATTGCTGGTGAATCGCGTGACGGTCAGCTCGCCGGGCCCCGCCGATGCGCTGGCGTCGATCGGGTAGTTCTCGTAGACGAACAAGGTGTCGAACAGCTGGTCGTGACCGGTGATGCGGTGGATATCGGCCAGCGCCACGTGCTGATGTTCCAGCGTGTGGTTGTGGGCGGTGTGCAGTTGGCCGAGCAGCTCGGCGGTGGTGGTCGACGCCGTGACGCGGGCCCGCACCGGCACTGTGTTGATCAGCAGTCCCACAATCGATTCCGCACCGGGCACATCGGTGGGGCGACCCGAGACCGTCGCGCCGAAGGCCACATCGTGCTGGCCGGTCAGCCACATCAGCAGCTGCGCCCAGCCGGCCTGCAAAACGGTGTTGACGGTGGTGTGGCGTGCGCGGGCGAGTTGGGCCAACGCCTGGGTGGTCTGCTTCGACAGACTAAAGGATGTGTGGCCGCGCCGCCCCTGCGCATGCTGCGAGCCGACCAGCGTGGGGGTGTCAAAGCCGGCGAGCGCCTCGCGCCAGGCCGCCTCGGCGGCAGCGGTGTCTCGATCGTCCAGCCAGCTGACGAACCTGCGGAACGGCACCGGTGCGGGCAGTCGCTGACCGCTGTAGCTTGCGAAGATCTCCTGCAGCACAATCGGTAGCGACCAGCCGTCGAGCACGATGTGGTGGTTGGTGAGCACGAACCGATATTGGTTCGGCGCTGTGCGGATTAACGCCGCCCGAAACACCGGCGGATTGGCCAGGTCGCAGACCGCGATGCGTTCGTCGGCGCACAACCGCTGCACCTGCTCCTCGACGTCGCCGCTGTTGAGCTCGAGGTATTGCCATACGGGCGCGGGGTCGGCGGGAATGATTTGCACCGGCGGGTCGAACTGCGGGCAGAAGCGTGCTGCCAGGTTGGGATGGCGGGCGACGACGGTGTGCACCGCCTCGCACAGCCGGACCTGGTCCACCCGCCCGGTCATGCTGATGTTCAGTTGTGGCGCATACGGATCGACACCGCTGCTCTGCGCGATGGTCGCGTGGAAGAACAGCCCCTGCTGCAGCGGGGTCAACGGGAGCATGTCGGCGATGCGATGCTGCTGCTCGAGCTCGCCGAGCTGCTGCTGGGTAAGCCGGGCGGGCAGGATGTCCGTCGGGGTCAGCCCGCCCCCGCCGCTGCGCACCAGCGCGCAGATACCGGTCAGGGCGTCAAACCACAACTGGCTCAACCGGTTTACCTGGTCGCGGTCCAGCACGGAAGGCGCCCAGGTCCAGTCGGCGTGCAGGTGCGGGCCGGCTTCGGTGTCGAGGGTTCCGGCGTTCAGTGTCAAGGTGTGGCTCAGCGGCATCGGCACCGCCGTCGCCGCGGTGGTGGCCGACAGCGCGGCGACGCTGGGCCGCCACAAATCCGCGGTCAACTCGGCGAGACCGCCGAGGCGTCCGAGGTAGTTGAACGCGATCGACGGGTCCGGCCCGCTCAGGTCTACCTCGTCGTTGAGATAACGCAGCAATCCGTAGGTCACGCCATCGGGCAAGGCGCGCAGTTGTTCTTTGGCGTCTTTGATCACCGCCGCGAGCGCGGCGTCGCCGGCGGTTACCTGGGTCCAGATCAGCCCACCGACGCTCAACGCCACCGGGTACTTGGCGGTGAACCAGCCCACTGTGCGTGACACGTCCACCTGGGCGTCCGCCAGCTCGTGGCGCCCATGGCCTTCCACATCGATGCCGATCGGCGCGCCGCCGGTGCCCAGAAATTCCGCGCACGCCAGGCCGAAGGCAATCACCAGAATGTCTTGCACGCCAGCGTGAAACGCCCCGGGCACCTCGCCGAGCAGCACGCGGGTGGTCTCGCCATCCAGCGACAGCGACAGCCTCCCGGCGTTGGCGTAGGTGTCCACCTCGGGCTGCACCGCCGGTAATGCCGCGGCGGTCGCGGCGACCGTCCGCCACACCTCGGCGCGCTCCGCGATGTCGGGGCGGCGCGCGTAGGCATCGAGCAACGATGACCAACGGGCAAACGATGTGCCGCCGGCCGGCAATACGACCGGCTGCCCGCTGCGGTGCAGCACCCAGGCAATATTGAGGTCTTCCAACAGAATTCGCCACGAGACCCCGTCGGTGGCGAGGTGGTGAATGATCAACGCCAGCTGGCTGGTCGAGGTAATCCACAGCGCGCTGACCATCACCCCGGCCGCCGGATTAAGCCGCGACCGCGCCTTGACCAACGTCGCGTCGGACAACGCCTCCGCGATGTGCAGGCAGTCTTGGGCGCGCACCGAGCCCGGCTCGGGCACCTGCAGTGACCAACCCCCGGCGCCGTCGTCGTCGACATAGAGGCGCAGCATGGCATGCCGGTCCAGCAGGGCCTGCAGCACGACGCCGAAGTCGGCAGCGGTAACGCCGGTGGGGGCTTGGATGATCATCGTCTGGTTGAACTGGTCGACCGGGCCGTCCACGCCGTGCAGCCAGCGCATGATCGGCGTCGAGACGACCGGTCCGACGCCCTCGTCGGCCACGTCGTCCTCGCCGGTGGCGATCGTGGCCACGCGGGCCAGACCGGCCACGGTTTGTTCGACGAATATGTCGCGCGGGCGGCACAGCACTCCGGCGGCCCGCGCGCGGGCCACGATCCGCATCGACAGGATGCTGTCGCCGCCGAGGTCGAAGAACGAGTCGTCGATTCCGACGCGTTCCAGGCCGAGGACCTCGGCGTAGATGGCGGTCAGGATTTCCTCGACGGCGTTGGACGGTGCCCGGTACTCGGCGTCGCGGTACTCCGGTGCCGGCAGCGCCCGGGTGTCGAGTTTGCCGTTGACCGTCAACGGTAGGGCGGCCACCACCACGACCGCGGCCGGCACCATGTAGGCCGGCAATCGCGTTGCCAATCGGGCACGCGCGCCGTCGACTTCGACCGATCCGCGAACCACCTCGGTGACATAGCCCACCAGCCGTTTGTCGCCGGGCCGGTCCTCGCGAACCACCACGACCGCGGCCTCAACCCCGTCCAAACCGCTTAGCGCTGCCTGGATTTCACCCAACTCGATGCGATACCCACGGACCTTGACCTGCTCGTCGGCCCGCCCGACATAGCGCAACTGCCCGTCGGGACCCCAGCACACCAGATCCCCGGTGCGATACATCCGCTGCCCAGATGCGAACGGGCAGGCCACAAACCGCGACGCCGTCAACCCCGCCCGGCGCAGATAGCCCAGCCCGACGCCAAGGCCGGCCACGTACAGCTCACCGACGACCCCGGGTGCCACCGGCCGCAACCGCGCGTCGAGCACGAACAACGCCGCACCCGGGATCGGCACCCCGATGGGTACCACGCCGTCCCCCGCGCGCAGGGGAACACTGACCGTTACGCACAGCGTGGTCTCGGTCGGCCCATAGGCGTTGGTCATGAGCCGCCCCGGCGCCCACCGATCCACCAACTCCACCGCGCACGGCTCGGCGGCCACGACCAGCGCGGCGGACTCCAGGCCTTCGGGCGTCAGCGCCGACACCGCCGACGGCGTCTGGTGCAACACGGTGACCCGCTCGTCAATCAGCAAGGCCTGGAAGTCATCCGGGACCGCCGCCACCGACTCGGGCACGATCAGCAGTCGAGACCCGTGCAACAACGCACCCCAGATCTCTTCCACCGAGGCGTCGAACGCATACGAATACCACTGCGACCACACCTGCCCCGGACCCGACGGCAGGCCGACGTGCAACGGGCCCAGCAGCTGGGTCACGTTGTGATGCGTGGTCGCAACGCCTTTGGGTACACCCGTGGTGCCCGAGGTGTACACGATGTGGGCGATGTCGTCGGCGGCCGGCGCCGGCAATGCCGCGCCGGATCGCGTGCGGATGCCGGGATCGTCGACCTCGATCACCACCAGCCGATGGCCATCGAAACGCCCGGCCAACTCGGCGGTGCTGATCGCCGCGATCGGCGCGGCGTCGGTGAGCATGAACTCGATGCGCGAATCGGGCACCGCGGAGTCGATCGGCAGGTAGGCCGCCCCCGACTTCAGAACGGCCAAAATCGCCACGATCGCCTCCGCCGATCGCGGAAGCAGCACGGCCACGCAGTGACCCGGCTCCGCGTCAAGCTCAATCAACAAGTGCGCCAGCCGATTAGAAGCCTCGTCGAGTTCGCCATACGTCATCGTGCGACCCGCACAGCTGATCGCGACCGCTTCGGGGGTACGAACCACCTGTGCGGCAAACAATTCCGGAATCGACGCCCCGGTCACCGGCCGGTCGAGCACCGCCCGATTGCCGAGCAGGTCCAACCGTGCCCGCGCGTGGTCATCAAGCAGCGGAACCTCGCCGACGATCACGGACGGATCAGCCACCAGGAGACGGTCGAAGAGCGATTCCAGACGGGTGATGTGCCCGGCGATCTCGTCGTCGGCATACCGGTCTGGATTCCACGCGAAGTGGACCCGCGGCGCGCCGTCACCCCACTGCGGATAGATGTTGACCGCGATGTCTTGGATGGGGAAGTTGCTCAATATGTTGCAGATGGCTTTGGAAGGGCCAAAATAGAGCGGGGCCGCGAAGTCGAGCACGTTGATCGTCGGGCCGAACTCGAGGTTCGTGTCCAGACGATTTCCGATGATGTCCGGGAAGCGCCGAAACTGTTGATGCCGCAGCGCCCCAACGACGGCCTTGCCGACCCGATCGGTGAGCGCGCCGATCGTGTCGCCGTCAGAGACATCGACGACCAGGGGCACCATGTTCGACACCATGCCCGCGCAGTTTTTGAGTGCCGCGGTCGTCCGTGCCGAGACCGGCAACGACAGCGAGACATTCTGTTGCCCGGTCGTTTTCGCGATGAACACCGCCATGGCCGCGACAACCCGTGCGACGTCGAACTGGCCCTGCCCGTCCTGGTGCTGCGGGCAGTCCAGTTCACGCACCAGCGGGTGGCGCGGCGCCACCGACCGTTGCCGTCCCGACAGATCGATGACTTCCGGGGACCCGCGCAGGACGCTCTGCCAGTACTCGGCATCGGCGTGACTGCGTGAAGACTGCTGATATTTCTCATCCGCGGCACGGATCAGGGCGAACTCCGAGAAATCAACCTCGCCGGTATGCGCCGCCGCACCCGAGTAGACCTCCGCGACGTGCCGCACAAAACTGTAGGCGCCGAAGCCGTCGAACAGGACGTGGTGCACGCGCAGGTAGAAGTAGGACAGCGCTTCGGTGATCCGCAGCAACACGAAGTTGGTGAGCCGGTCCCGAACCACATCGACGGGCCGACGGTAGTCGTCGTCCATCCAGCTACGGGCGGCGGCCACCGCGTCGGACTCGGCACGCAGATCGACACATTGCAGGGTCTGCGGCACCGAATGGTCGAGCACGAAGACCGGTTCGCTAGCGTCTAGGGTAAGCCGCGCACATGGTGTGCCGAACCGGGTGGCCGCCGATTCGCAGGCGGCCATTAGCTTTTCGGCATCGACATCGTGGTTGATCTCGACATAACCCGCGAAATTGTAAGGGACTTCGGGTCGGAGTTCTTGGGCAACCCATATCGAACGCTGCGCCGGGGTCAACGAACCCAGCGTGTCCTGTTGCTGACCGTAATTGAGCATTTACGAGGAACCGAAATAGTTAGCCGCGCAAGAGTTTTTGGTTGACCTCCGCACTATGGGTTGCTATCCAGGTAGCCCCCACGCCGAAAGTATTTTTCCCCAGAGCATTCGACTCCGTCCGACGAGCGGACACGCGTGATCAGCAGGCCGCGGTTGCGGCCCCGGCGCACGTCAGGCCCGCATGCCACCACGCCGCCTTCCTCCTGCACCATCACCCGGCCCGCCGTGCCGCCGTAACGGGCCTCGGAAACACGCGCCTCCAGAACTTCGATCCGCTCCCCGCGGTAGAAGGTGAACGCTCGCGGGTAGGGGTCGGACAGTGCACGCACAAACCGCTCGAGATCCTCGGCAGGCCAACTCCAGTCGATCAAGCTGTCGCGTTCCGAACGCTTGTGGAAGTACGTCCGTTCGGCCTTGTTCTGCGGCCGAAAGACCGCGGTGCCGGAATCCAGAGCGGTCAACGCCTCGTCCAGCGCGCCGGGTATCAGATCCATGCCCCGCATGACCAACTCGGTGCCGGTATCGGCCGGGCCGATCGGCAGCGAACGCTGCACCAGGATTTCGCCGGTGTCCAGACCGTCGTCCATCCGGTGCACAGTCAAACCGAATTCCGACTCGCCACTGATCAACGCCCACAACACCGGCGAAAAGCCGGTGAGTTTCGGCAGCAGCGAATCGTGGAAGTTCAAGGTGCCGTGCGGCGGAAGGTCATACAGCTCCGCCGGCATCCGGTGGTACCAGCTGTTGACGACGATGACTTCGGGCTCGAAGTGACTGACCAAATCGATGGTCTCGGCGTCAACCCGCTCGGCGAAATGCACTGGAATGCCGTGCTCGCGGGCGAGTTGGTCGACCGGCGCGGACCAGATCGCCTTATAGGATTCGTCGCTGGCCGGATGGGTCACCGCGAGTACGACCTCGTGCTCGAGATCGATCAACGCCTTAAGGGTTTTGTAGCCCCACGTCTGGAATCCGAAAAACACAATGCGCATGACGCCAAAACCCACTCACTGTTCGCCCCGGCCATGACGGCACTCCGCGGAGCACCATCCACAAGCAGGGAAGCTTACCTTAGGCTTCCCTAAGTTAGCGACCCGGCAGCTGCGGCATGAACGCGAAGGATCAGTCCTCGGGGGCCGGCGTCTGCCCCAGTGGCTTCTTCGGCAGAAAGGCGGCGGGGATGATCGTGCACGCCGCCAGCGCGACGGCCACGACAAACACCATCGTGTAGGCGTGGGCCAGCTGTACGGCGCCCATGTCGTTATGGCGATTGAGCTGGTTGGTCAGCAGGACGGCCATCAATGCGGCGCCAATCGCGCCACCCAGCTGATCGTTGATACCCAGCAGCGTCGTGGCCCGCGCGATCTGATGCGGCGCTAATGACTGCACGCACCCCGCGGACAGTGGCGTCGCGGCGCAGCCAATTCCCAGCCCCATAATCAGCAGGCCGACCAACAATATTGGTGAATAGTCGGCTTGCCGGGCGACTCCGATGGTGAAGACGCCCAGGCCCGCCGCCATCAGCGGGAAACCGATCAGCACCATCTTGCCCGGCCCGAATTTGTCCATGACAGCCCCGGCCACCGGCGTGGTCGCGACGACGCCGACGCCCATCGCGATCAGGTGCAGCCCCGACTGCATCGGAGTCTGGTGCAGGGCGACCTGGAAATAGCTTGGAACAAGCAGCAGGACGCCGACGTAGGTGGCGGCGAAGAGGAGCAGCGTCACGTTGGCCAAGGTGACCACCCGGTTGCCGAACAGCCGCAGGTCGACCAGTGGGTGATCGGTGCGACGCCAAGCATGAATGATGAAGGCAACGATCAATGTCAAGCCAACTGATACCGGCATCAGCACGTGCGGGTCGGCGAGGCTCTGATGCTCGGGAATGGATGACACCCCGGCCAGCAATGCCGCAAAACCGGGTGACAGCAGCAGTAGGCCGATCACATCGAGGGCCTCCGAGGGCGCCGGACGATCCTTCGGAAACATGACTGCCGCGAGCGCCAGCGTGCTCAGCCCGATGGGCAGGTTGATCAGGAATATCCACTTCCAGCCATAGGTGCCGATCAGCCATCCGCCCAGGATCGGCCCGCCAATGGGGCCGAGCAGGAAGGGAACTGCTCCCACCGCGACCAGGCGGCCGAGCCGCTTGGGGCCCGCCTGGCGGGTCACGATCACGAAACTCAATGGGGACAAGATGCCGCCGCCGACGCCCTGAAGTACCCGAAACACGATGAGCAGCAGTATGTTTGGCGCGATCGCGCACAGCAGCGACGCCAGCGTGAATATCGCGACCGCGCCCATGAAAAGTCGCTTGGTGCCGAACCGGTCGACCGCCCACCCCGTTACCGGGACGACGGCCGCGAACGCGAGCAGGTAGCCGGCGATCGTCCACGAGACGACGGCCGGAGTGGACCCGAATTCGGCGGCAAAGGTGCGCTGGGCCACCGCGACCGCGGTCGCGTCCAAAAACCCCATCAGCGCCGCCAGACCGCACACCGCACCGACCCGGAGCAGCCTGGCATCTAGCTTGTCGGGGTGGTCGGCCTCACCCACGCCTGATTGCCCGATGGTTGCCGAAGACGCGTCGTTCATAGCGTTGCCGAGCATATAGACGGCAACTGAATGCGTTTTGCCGACGTTGCGTCGGCGGCCATCCCCGCCGGAGTCTAGCCCTCGGGCTTGTCAGAATCCTCGGACTCGTCAGAATCCTCCGATTCATCGGAGGCTTCCGACGCGTCGGATTCATCGGACTCGTCGAGCTTGTCGGCGAACTTCGTCAAGAGCCCGGCTAGGTCGCGGGCCTCCTCGGATGCCAAAAAGTCTTCGAATACTTGTTTGTCGCCGTCTGAGATGCGCTCAACGTGCACTGCGTTGTTCTCAATTTCGACGTCCCAGCGACCGCCCTCGTGACTAGCCATGCGATGCCGCCTTCCGGACTAGTGGCCTGCTCTCAAAATTGGCGCCCCGCGCGCTACTGAACCGTTTACCCACTTTGGGCGGCCTGGCCGCGAGAATCACGTTGCATTAGCGTCATCGGCGTGACCCTCAAAGACATCGCCCTGATCACCCTCGACGGCCAGCCGACCACGCTGGCCGAATTGTCCGACGGCGCAACCCTGGTGGTGAACGTCGCCTCTAAATGCGGACTGACCCCGCAGTACACCGCACTGGAGAAACTGGCCAAAGACTTTGGCGACCGCGGCCTGACGGTCGTTGGCGTCCCATGCAACCAGTTCATGGGCCAGGAGCCGGGCACGGCCGACGAGATCCA encodes:
- a CDS encoding amino acid adenylation domain-containing protein gives rise to the protein MLNYGQQQDTLGSLTPAQRSIWVAQELRPEVPYNFAGYVEINHDVDAEKLMAACESAATRFGTPCARLTLDASEPVFVLDHSVPQTLQCVDLRAESDAVAAARSWMDDDYRRPVDVVRDRLTNFVLLRITEALSYFYLRVHHVLFDGFGAYSFVRHVAEVYSGAAAHTGEVDFSEFALIRAADEKYQQSSRSHADAEYWQSVLRGSPEVIDLSGRQRSVAPRHPLVRELDCPQHQDGQGQFDVARVVAAMAVFIAKTTGQQNVSLSLPVSARTTAALKNCAGMVSNMVPLVVDVSDGDTIGALTDRVGKAVVGALRHQQFRRFPDIIGNRLDTNLEFGPTINVLDFAAPLYFGPSKAICNILSNFPIQDIAVNIYPQWGDGAPRVHFAWNPDRYADDEIAGHITRLESLFDRLLVADPSVIVGEVPLLDDHARARLDLLGNRAVLDRPVTGASIPELFAAQVVRTPEAVAISCAGRTMTYGELDEASNRLAHLLIELDAEPGHCVAVLLPRSAEAIVAILAVLKSGAAYLPIDSAVPDSRIEFMLTDAAPIAAISTAELAGRFDGHRLVVIEVDDPGIRTRSGAALPAPAADDIAHIVYTSGTTGVPKGVATTHHNVTQLLGPLHVGLPSGPGQVWSQWYSYAFDASVEEIWGALLHGSRLLIVPESVAAVPDDFQALLIDERVTVLHQTPSAVSALTPEGLESAALVVAAEPCAVELVDRWAPGRLMTNAYGPTETTLCVTVSVPLRAGDGVVPIGVPIPGAALFVLDARLRPVAPGVVGELYVAGLGVGLGYLRRAGLTASRFVACPFASGQRMYRTGDLVCWGPDGQLRYVGRADEQVKVRGYRIELGEIQAALSGLDGVEAAVVVVREDRPGDKRLVGYVTEVVRGSVEVDGARARLATRLPAYMVPAAVVVVAALPLTVNGKLDTRALPAPEYRDAEYRAPSNAVEEILTAIYAEVLGLERVGIDDSFFDLGGDSILSMRIVARARAAGVLCRPRDIFVEQTVAGLARVATIATGEDDVADEGVGPVVSTPIMRWLHGVDGPVDQFNQTMIIQAPTGVTAADFGVVLQALLDRHAMLRLYVDDDGAGGWSLQVPEPGSVRAQDCLHIAEALSDATLVKARSRLNPAAGVMVSALWITSTSQLALIIHHLATDGVSWRILLEDLNIAWVLHRSGQPVVLPAGGTSFARWSSLLDAYARRPDIAERAEVWRTVAATAAALPAVQPEVDTYANAGRLSLSLDGETTRVLLGEVPGAFHAGVQDILVIAFGLACAEFLGTGGAPIGIDVEGHGRHELADAQVDVSRTVGWFTAKYPVALSVGGLIWTQVTAGDAALAAVIKDAKEQLRALPDGVTYGLLRYLNDEVDLSGPDPSIAFNYLGRLGGLAELTADLWRPSVAALSATTAATAVPMPLSHTLTLNAGTLDTEAGPHLHADWTWAPSVLDRDQVNRLSQLWFDALTGICALVRSGGGGLTPTDILPARLTQQQLGELEQQHRIADMLPLTPLQQGLFFHATIAQSSGVDPYAPQLNISMTGRVDQVRLCEAVHTVVARHPNLAARFCPQFDPPVQIIPADPAPVWQYLELNSGDVEEQVQRLCADERIAVCDLANPPVFRAALIRTAPNQYRFVLTNHHIVLDGWSLPIVLQEIFASYSGQRLPAPVPFRRFVSWLDDRDTAAAEAAWREALAGFDTPTLVGSQHAQGRRGHTSFSLSKQTTQALAQLARARHTTVNTVLQAGWAQLLMWLTGQHDVAFGATVSGRPTDVPGAESIVGLLINTVPVRARVTASTTTAELLGQLHTAHNHTLEHQHVALADIHRITGHDQLFDTLFVYENYPIDASASAGPGELTVTRFTSNESTHYPLTLQAAPGVEMALRVEYDVDLFDAESVAALIDRLQRLLAAMVGDPSRRLSSVDLLDTAERDRLDVLGNRAVLSRPVTGASIPELFAAQVLRTPDAVAISCAGHTMTYRELDEASNRLAHLLVGRGAGPGECVAVLFSRSAEAIVAILAVLKSGAAYLPMDPAVPDARIEFVLADAAPIAAVTTAELADRFHASGIPVVDVDDPTLKAQPCTALPAPTPDDIAHIVYTSGTTGVPKGVLTSHHNVTQLLGPLHVGLPSGPGQVWSQWYSYAFDASVEEIWGALLHGSRLLIIPESVAAFPEDFQALLIDEQVTVLHQTPSAVSALSPEGLESAALVVAAEACSAELVDRWAPGRVMTNAYGPTETTLCVTVSAPLTAGSGTPPIGAPVPGAALFVLDGWLRRVAPGVVGELYVAGYGLGAGYLGRGGLTASRFVACPFGGALGQRMYRTGDLVRWGADGQLQYLGRADEQVKIRGYRIELGEIQSALSDLDGIEAAVVIAREDRPGAKRLVGYVTGAVDVAGVRARLAKRLPAYMVPAAIVVLDALPLTVNGKLDTSALPEPQYHHTDYRAPSNAVEETLAGIYAQTLGVERVGVDDSFFDLGGDSISAMRLIAAINKALDSDLTVRILFDAPSVSALSQQLDRHTVDPRFVAVHGAHADQIHAADLTLDKFLDAAALSAAGALRGPSTQVHTVLLTGATGFLGRYLVLQWLEQLELVDGTLICLVRGKSDADALRRLEKIFDSGDPRLLAHFQELAAGHLRVIAGDKAHANLGLDEQTWQDLAETVDLIVDSAALVNGVLPYSELFGPNVGGTAELIRLALTTKFKPYTYVSTANVGDPIERSAFTEDADIRVINPTRMNDGSSVNGYANSKWAGEVLLREAHEQFGLPVLVFRSGMILADTSYLGQLNVSDLVTRMVLSLVATGVAPGSFYQRDASGNRQRAHYDGLPVGFVAEAIAVLGAQTVDGFETYHVMNPHDDGIGLDEYVDWLIEAGYPIERIDDFDEWLRRFEAGLRGLPDRQRHNSVLQLLHSAGPQYVRPATPMRGGSASTDRFRAAVQEAKIGPDNDIPHVSAPIIVKYVTDLQLLGLL
- a CDS encoding DHA2 family efflux MFS transporter permease subunit, producing the protein MLGNAMNDASSATIGQSGVGEADHPDKLDARLLRVGAVCGLAALMGFLDATAVAVAQRTFAAEFGSTPAVVSWTIAGYLLAFAAVVPVTGWAVDRFGTKRLFMGAVAIFTLASLLCAIAPNILLLIVFRVLQGVGGGILSPLSFVIVTRQAGPKRLGRLVAVGAVPFLLGPIGGPILGGWLIGTYGWKWIFLINLPIGLSTLALAAVMFPKDRPAPSEALDVIGLLLLSPGFAALLAGVSSIPEHQSLADPHVLMPVSVGLTLIVAFIIHAWRRTDHPLVDLRLFGNRVVTLANVTLLLFAATYVGVLLLVPSYFQVALHQTPMQSGLHLIAMGVGVVATTPVAGAVMDKFGPGKMVLIGFPLMAAGLGVFTIGVARQADYSPILLVGLLIMGLGIGCAATPLSAGCVQSLAPHQIARATTLLGINDQLGGAIGAALMAVLLTNQLNRHNDMGAVQLAHAYTMVFVVAVALAACTIIPAAFLPKKPLGQTPAPED
- a CDS encoding methionyl-tRNA formyltransferase, whose translation is MRIVFFGFQTWGYKTLKALIDLEHEVVLAVTHPASDESYKAIWSAPVDQLAREHGIPVHFAERVDAETIDLVSHFEPEVIVVNSWYHRMPAELYDLPPHGTLNFHDSLLPKLTGFSPVLWALISGESEFGLTVHRMDDGLDTGEILVQRSLPIGPADTGTELVMRGMDLIPGALDEALTALDSGTAVFRPQNKAERTYFHKRSERDSLIDWSWPAEDLERFVRALSDPYPRAFTFYRGERIEVLEARVSEARYGGTAGRVMVQEEGGVVACGPDVRRGRNRGLLITRVRSSDGVECSGEKYFRRGGYLDSNP